In the Periophthalmus magnuspinnatus isolate fPerMag1 chromosome 4, fPerMag1.2.pri, whole genome shotgun sequence genome, one interval contains:
- the sgcb gene encoding beta-sarcoglycan yields MASEQESSNGPMKKSMREKAIERRNVNKEHNSNFKAGYIPIEEERLHKTGLRGRKGNMAVCIIVLLFLLALINLIITLVIWTVIRIGPNGCDSMEFHESGLLRFKQKADMGIVHPLHKSTIGGRKDKDLVIVGNNNPVVFQQGTTKLSVEKDKTSVVSDIGISFTDPRTQNTFFSTDFENHEFNLPKGVKVLSVKKASTERITSSASSDLNIKGDGKAIIRGNEGVNIMGRTVEFKMGGGIELRAENSIVLNGSVMFNATRIPNSAGHVYFDEGLERYKLCMCADGMLFRVQVKFPNMGCQTSDNPCKKAHF; encoded by the exons ATGGCGTCGGAACAG GAAAGTTCAAATGGGCCCATGAAGAAGTCCATGCGGGAGAAGGCCATAGAAAGGCGCAACGTGAACAAGGAGCACAACAGTAACTTCAAAGCAGGATACATCCCCATTGAAGAAGAACGCCTTCATAAAACCGGACTAAGAGGACGTAAAGGAAACATGGCTGTCTGCATCATCgttctgctcttcctcctcgccTTAATAAACCTTATT ATAACGCTGGTGATATGGACTGTGATTCGAATTGGTCCAAACGGTTGTGACAGTATGGAGTTTCACGAGTCTGGTCTCCTTCGATTCAAACAAAAAGCTGACATGGGCATTGTTCACCCACTGCACAAGAGCACAATAGGAGGCCGCAAAGACAAGGATTTGGTGATTGTTGGCAACAACAACCCC GTTGTATTTCAACAAGGAACTACAAAGCTGAGTGTAGAGAAGGACAAGACCTCGGTTGTCAGTGACATTGGAATTTCATTCACAGATCCAcggacacaaaacacatttttcagcaCTGACTTTGAAAATCATGAGTTCAACCTGCCCAAAGGAGTTAAGGTCCTCAGCGTCAAAAAGGCCTCCACAGAGAGG ATCACCAGCAGCGCGTCCTCTGACCTGAACATCAAAGGGGACGGAAAGGCAATAATTCGCGGTAATGAGGGAGTGAACATCATGGGACGCACCGTGGAGTTTAAAATGGGTGGAGGCATTGAGCTTAGAGCT GAGAACAGTATTGTACTCAATGGATCTGTCATGTTCAATGCCACTCGAATCCCAAACTCTGCTGGACATGTGTATTTTGATGAGGGTCTGGAGCGGTACAAGTTATGTATGTGTGCAGACGGGATGCTTTTTCGAGTTCAGGTGAAGTTTCCAAATATGGGCTGCCAAACATCTGACAACCCATGTAAAAAGGctcatttttaa
- the spata18 gene encoding mitochondria-eating protein, with protein MSDTLRRLTNTSSFSVLQDKLETWHSDYHTLSCDQNLNRCCELIELTAKIQSQLFAILNQTATEGGQYGGVDTLKSRLLPWLGSCFSMAKPSVSDDTSLQLMQDSMEKDRKLRELSLCHDSDMQKMEAQLCSTRIQLDSVRVELAEAQNELDDTKNKSATTLLATEDEIIQLRADLRAARDEVEIYKRKLSAIDDYERQIHLLRDEVSYLTKEKALLQERLVRSRSPSPLPRLSRTSSPIRSESPTRAQLTHSSRHARLVSRFSDLYAVERLEAQTILRRYVDDLDMVQKIIFIAAVESFRVAKLAYCQFKLRVRKTLASTHFGPESLEDAAVDYIVRNLDLYDVQASVNDVINAMNVNPRISFPPETDFVLISTLIRETCRAAFAMQTLEPPLELAFASDGELYNEFRYRRSYDSEFSAPLVLYHVWPALMEGNIVLVKGEAVTRRGAMWTRSRSRSRSASPVRSRSLSPSRSLAYYSRTSLSPGQLRSSHL; from the exons ATGTCTGACACTTTGAGGAGACTGACAAACACCTCTTCATTCAGTGTGTTACAGGACAAGCTCGAAACCTGGCACAGCGACTACCAC ACCCTCTCCTGTGACCAGAATTTGAACCGATGCTGTGAGCTGATTGAGCTCACCGCTAAAATTCAAAGCCAACTCTTTGCTATTCTCAACCAGACAGCTACGGAAG gTGGACAATATGGTGGAGTGGACACCCTCAAATCACGTCTTCTGCCATGGCTTGGAAGCTGTTTTTCTATGGCAAAACCATCAGTTTCTGATGACACTAGTCTACAGCTTATGcag GACTCAATGGAGAAAGACAGGAAACTCCGGGAGCTTTCTTTGTGCCATGACAGTGACATGCAAAAGATGGAGGCTCAGTTGTGCTCCACACGAATACAATTAGACTCAGTTAGAGTGGA ATTGGCTGAAGCACAAAATGAACTGGATGACACTAAAAACAAGTCTGCAACCACTTTACTGGCAACAGAAGATGAGATTATACAACtcagagcaga CTTGCGTGCGGCACGCGATGAAGTGGAGATCTATAAGAGGAAGCTGAGCGCCATTGATGACTATGAgagacagatacatttactTAGGGATGAAGTGTCTTACCTCACCAAAGAGAAGGCCCTACTGCAGGAAAg GTTGGTCCGGAGCCGCTCCCCCAGTCCTCTGCCCAGGCTGAGCCGCACATCTAGTCCCATTCGGAGTGAGTCTCCGACCCGGGCTCAGCTTACTCACTCATCTCGACACGCTCGCCTTGTCTCTCGCTTCAGTGACCTCTATGCCGTGGAGAGACTGGAGGCACAGACTATACTGCGACGCTATGTGGATGATTTAGATATGGTCCAAAAAATCATCTTCATTGCTGCTGTG GAATCCTTCAGAGTAGCGAAGCTGGCGTATTGTCAGTTCAAACTGCGAGTGAGAAAGACTCTGGCTTCAACTCACTTTGGTCCTGAGAGTCTGGAGGATGCAGCTGTCGACTACATCGTCCGAAATCTTGACTTATATGACGTACAAGCCAGCGTGAAT gaTGTGATCAATGCCATGAATGTGAATCCTCGCATCTCGTTCCCTCCAGAGACAGACTTTGTGCTCATCAGTACTCTGATCAGAGAGACCTGCAGAGCGGCCTTTGCCATGCAGACACTGGAGCCACCTCTTGAATTAGCCTTCGCGAGTGACGGGGAACTGTACAATGAATTCAG GTATCGTCGCAGCTATGACTCTGagttttctgctcctctggtcctgtACCATGTGTGGCCAGCGTTAATGGAAGGAAACATTGTACTAGTGAAGGGTGAAGCTGTTACTCGCAGAGGTGCTATG TGGACTAGAAGCCGCAGCAGGAGTAGGAGTGCCAGCCCAGTACGCTCTAGATCTCTCAGTCCATCTCGCAGCCTT GCATATTACAGCCGAACGAGCCTCTCTCCTGGACAACTAAGATCTAGCCACTTGTGA